From Candidatus Manganitrophus morganii, the proteins below share one genomic window:
- a CDS encoding GNAT family N-acetyltransferase, whose translation MKIRPAVMEDAPAISALVRALAEEFIVPDFIEAAAKRLLEEMDTASIRKYIASGCRYHVAEEGGKIIGAVAVKENGHLFHLFVSKDFQGHGIARALWETAKGASLAGGNPGRFTVNASLAAVGVYEKLGFVRQSEPVSQSGIVYVPMMLDLRVGRKDERLHIRDAKKIDREAIREVTLAAFQEYAAQMPVHWEGYRKGILATLANIEPAEQIVAEREGVIVGAILLYPAGSVYSPPNNPPMTRAWPEMRLLAVAPAARGFGIGAALVHECIRRARRSGSQALMLHTSDVMQVAMRMYEQMGFVRAPELDFHLSGDVTVKGYRFNLDVPTS comes from the coding sequence ATGAAAATTCGACCGGCCGTCATGGAGGATGCCCCCGCGATCAGCGCCCTCGTCCGTGCGCTGGCGGAGGAATTCATTGTGCCCGACTTCATCGAAGCGGCGGCCAAGCGGCTGCTCGAAGAGATGGATACCGCATCGATCCGGAAGTACATTGCGTCCGGCTGTCGTTATCACGTCGCCGAAGAGGGTGGGAAGATCATCGGCGCGGTTGCGGTGAAAGAGAACGGCCATCTCTTCCATCTCTTCGTGTCGAAAGATTTTCAGGGCCACGGCATCGCAAGGGCGCTCTGGGAAACAGCCAAAGGGGCGAGTCTCGCCGGCGGGAATCCGGGACGGTTCACCGTGAACGCCTCCCTTGCGGCCGTCGGCGTGTATGAAAAGCTCGGTTTTGTCAGGCAATCTGAACCGGTTAGCCAGTCGGGGATCGTTTATGTGCCGATGATGCTGGACTTGAGGGTTGGTCGGAAGGACGAAAGACTCCACATTCGAGATGCAAAGAAGATCGACCGGGAGGCGATCCGGGAGGTGACGCTGGCCGCTTTTCAGGAGTACGCGGCGCAGATGCCGGTCCATTGGGAAGGCTACCGGAAGGGCATATTGGCCACCCTTGCGAATATAGAACCGGCCGAGCAGATCGTTGCGGAGCGCGAGGGTGTGATTGTCGGCGCCATTCTATTGTACCCGGCCGGGAGTGTCTATTCTCCGCCGAACAATCCCCCGATGACGCGAGCGTGGCCGGAGATGCGCTTATTGGCCGTCGCGCCGGCGGCGCGCGGGTTCGGCATCGGAGCGGCGCTTGTGCACGAGTGCATCCGGCGTGCGCGCCGGTCGGGGAGTCAGGCGCTGATGCTGCATACCAGCGATGTGATGCAGGTGGCGATGCGGATGTACGAGCAGATGGGGTTTGTGCGGGCTCCGGAACTCGACTTCCATCTGTCTGGAGACGTGACGGTGAAGGGTTACCGCTTCAACCTGGATGTCCCGACATCCTAA
- a CDS encoding SDR family oxidoreductase has protein sequence MKTLEGKVAVVAGATRGAGRGIACMLGEAGATVYCTGRSSRNVKQQGEGGEFDLAGRPETVEETAEKVTARGGAGIPARVNHTVEDQVKALFDRVRTEQGRLDLLVNDVWGGDALTEWGKPFWELSLQKGFLMLERAVHSHIITSRYAAPLMIARGEGLVVEITDGDNFAYRGNLFYDLVKISVIRLAYAMSEELRPHRITALAVTPGFLRSEAMLDHFGVTEANWREGAKKDRHFIASETPFYVGRAVAALASDPEVSKKSGKVFSSWGLAREFGFTDIDGSRPDWGRYFEENVSNRS, from the coding sequence ATGAAAACACTCGAAGGCAAAGTGGCCGTAGTTGCGGGCGCCACGCGGGGCGCGGGAAGGGGGATTGCCTGCATGTTGGGCGAAGCGGGGGCGACCGTCTACTGCACCGGCCGGAGCAGCCGGAACGTGAAGCAACAAGGGGAAGGGGGGGAGTTTGATTTGGCCGGCCGGCCGGAAACGGTTGAAGAGACCGCCGAGAAGGTGACCGCGCGGGGCGGGGCCGGCATCCCGGCGCGGGTTAACCATACGGTCGAAGATCAAGTCAAAGCGCTCTTCGATCGGGTCCGGACCGAACAGGGGCGGCTCGATCTGCTGGTCAACGATGTCTGGGGGGGAGACGCGTTGACCGAGTGGGGGAAGCCGTTCTGGGAGTTGTCTTTGCAGAAAGGATTTTTAATGTTGGAACGCGCCGTCCATTCTCACATCATCACGAGCCGTTACGCCGCGCCGTTGATGATCGCGCGCGGGGAGGGGCTCGTCGTCGAAATCACCGACGGGGACAACTTTGCGTATCGGGGCAATCTTTTTTATGATCTCGTGAAAATCTCCGTCATCCGGCTCGCCTACGCGATGTCGGAGGAGCTCCGTCCGCATCGGATCACGGCGCTTGCCGTGACCCCCGGTTTTCTTCGGTCCGAAGCGATGCTCGATCACTTCGGCGTGACGGAGGCGAACTGGCGGGAGGGGGCGAAGAAAGACCGGCACTTCATCGCCTCGGAGACGCCGTTCTACGTCGGCCGAGCCGTGGCGGCGTTGGCCTCCGATCCCGAGGTGTCGAAGAAGTCCGGTAAGGTCTTCAGCTCGTGGGGCTTGGCGCGGGAGTTCGGCTTCACCGACATCGACGGAAGCCGGCCGGACTGGGGGAGGTATTTTGAGGAGAACGTTTCGAACCGGTCGTGA
- a CDS encoding peroxiredoxin, with product MASLSYPNKPAVDFTLPNGEAQPVKLSGYRGKNVVLSFYPADWSPVCTSELSLIQEVLDDIRGYNAEVLGVSVDNTYSHRAWAERQHLTFPLLSDFWPHGEVARQYEVFREKDGISERALFFIDETGMLRECWVSEDPAIAPGLNIIFDALERIQGARPKEARYA from the coding sequence ATGGCTTCTCTCTCTTATCCAAACAAACCGGCCGTCGATTTCACCTTGCCGAACGGCGAGGCGCAGCCGGTCAAGCTGAGCGGCTATCGCGGAAAAAATGTCGTCCTCTCGTTCTACCCGGCCGACTGGTCGCCCGTCTGCACCAGCGAGTTGTCGCTCATACAAGAGGTTCTCGACGACATCCGCGGCTACAACGCCGAAGTCCTGGGGGTCAGCGTCGACAACACCTACTCGCATCGCGCTTGGGCCGAGCGCCAGCACTTGACCTTTCCGTTGCTGAGCGATTTCTGGCCCCACGGCGAGGTCGCCCGCCAATATGAGGTCTTTCGCGAAAAAGACGGGATCAGCGAGCGCGCCCTTTTCTTTATCGACGAGACAGGGATGCTCCGCGAGTGCTGGGTTTCCGAAGATCCCGCGATCGCGCCCGGCTTGAACATCATTTTCGATGCGCTCGAACGGATCCAGGGAGCGCGCCCGAAGGAGGCCCGTTATGCTTAA
- a CDS encoding DsbA family protein has protein sequence MLNDQIQKTPITDDDWILGPPDAPVTLLEYGDFECPYCGMAHPVLQALAADNPDTVRLVYRHFPITNIHPHALPAAEAAEAAGAQGKFWEMHDMLFTHQDRLEDEDLLDYADAIGLDLHRFDREMKAHMHREEVKQDFRRGIRDGVNGTPTLFINRLRYDGPRDYESMTAAIAAVRAAMDRRRAA, from the coding sequence ATGCTTAACGACCAAATACAAAAGACGCCGATCACCGACGACGATTGGATTCTCGGCCCGCCCGACGCGCCGGTCACCCTTCTCGAATACGGCGATTTCGAATGCCCTTACTGCGGGATGGCCCATCCCGTGCTGCAAGCGCTCGCGGCCGACAACCCCGATACGGTCCGGCTCGTCTACCGGCATTTCCCGATCACGAACATTCACCCCCACGCCCTGCCGGCGGCCGAGGCGGCCGAAGCGGCCGGCGCGCAAGGAAAATTCTGGGAGATGCACGACATGCTCTTCACCCATCAGGATCGGCTTGAAGATGAGGACCTGCTCGACTATGCCGACGCGATCGGCCTCGATCTCCACCGCTTCGACCGGGAGATGAAGGCACATATGCATCGGGAAGAGGTCAAGCAGGATTTCCGTCGGGGAATCCGAGACGGCGTCAACGGGACACCGACCCTCTTCATCAATCGCCTCCGCTACGACGGGCCCCGAGACTACGAATCGATGACGGCCGCGATCGCCGCCGTCAGAGCGGCGATGGACCGAAGACGCGCGGCGTAG
- a CDS encoding amphi-Trp domain-containing protein encodes MPPRKSRDLERTYTRRQFVEKLRRLADALEKERPFTIQVAGERLHIPADAVFNIEHEREGAENELEFQLLWKSTI; translated from the coding sequence ATGCCGCCACGTAAATCTCGAGACTTGGAACGCACCTACACCCGCCGGCAGTTTGTAGAAAAGCTGCGCCGCTTGGCAGACGCTTTGGAAAAGGAGCGGCCTTTCACAATACAAGTCGCCGGCGAGCGACTCCACATCCCCGCCGACGCCGTTTTTAACATCGAGCACGAACGTGAGGGGGCGGAGAATGAGTTGGAGTTCCAGCTTCTTTGGAAGAGTACGATCTGA
- a CDS encoding exopolysaccharide biosynthesis protein: MSKDRKLTNLEQLLDRIEKAAEEDRVSLGAILERVGRSSFGPLLLVAGLITLAPLIGDIPGVPTIMAMFVLLTAGQLLFRRNYIWLPRWLLKRSVARNKLCKALGWLRRPARFVDRLLRSRLTIFTQGAGIYAIAVGCIVIAAAMPAMELVPFSANGAGAALTAFGLSLLADDGLLALLAFVFTAATFGLAVYHLL, from the coding sequence ATGAGCAAAGATCGAAAACTTACGAATCTGGAGCAGCTGCTCGATCGGATCGAAAAGGCCGCGGAGGAGGATCGGGTTTCTCTCGGGGCGATTTTGGAGAGGGTGGGACGGAGTTCGTTCGGTCCCTTGCTGCTTGTGGCGGGGTTGATCACCCTGGCGCCCCTGATCGGGGATATTCCGGGCGTGCCGACGATCATGGCGATGTTTGTATTGTTGACCGCGGGACAGTTGCTGTTCCGCAGGAACTATATTTGGCTGCCGCGCTGGCTGCTGAAACGGTCCGTGGCGCGGAACAAGCTCTGCAAGGCGCTCGGGTGGCTGCGGCGCCCGGCGCGGTTCGTCGATCGCCTGTTACGGTCGCGCCTTACGATCTTCACCCAAGGCGCCGGAATCTACGCCATCGCGGTCGGCTGCATCGTCATCGCCGCCGCGATGCCGGCGATGGAGCTGGTCCCCTTCAGCGCCAACGGCGCCGGGGCGGCCCTCACCGCCTTCGGTCTATCGCTCCTCGCCGACGACGGGCTCCTGGCGCTGCTTGCTTTTGTCTTCACGGCCGCTACCTTCGGATTGGCTGTTTATCACCTGCTCTGA
- a CDS encoding FKBP-type peptidyl-prolyl cis-trans isomerase: MLFRFIAIVGLGLLSVSVYAADKSDLKTQKDKVSYSIGLDIGRNLKDQSIEVDPKLLSQGIQDATSGKHLLTDEEIQKVMSTFREEMQAKAAAQAKVVGDKNLKEGNAFLAENKKKKGVVTLPSGLQYKIITAGTGKKPKTTDTVTTNYKGTLIDGTEFDSSHKRGEPASFPVEGVIPGWTEALQLMPVGSKWQLVVPPSLAYGPRGAGQAIGPNATLIFEVELLAIEEAGKTPQ, from the coding sequence ATGTTATTTCGATTCATTGCAATTGTTGGTTTAGGACTTCTGTCCGTTTCGGTTTACGCGGCCGATAAATCGGATCTTAAAACGCAAAAGGACAAAGTCAGCTACAGCATCGGATTGGATATCGGGAGAAATTTAAAAGACCAATCGATCGAGGTCGATCCGAAACTGTTGTCGCAGGGGATCCAGGATGCGACCTCCGGAAAACATCTTCTGACCGACGAGGAAATCCAGAAGGTCATGTCGACGTTTCGGGAAGAGATGCAGGCCAAGGCGGCCGCGCAGGCAAAGGTGGTCGGGGATAAAAACCTGAAAGAAGGGAATGCCTTTCTGGCTGAGAATAAGAAAAAAAAGGGGGTGGTGACCCTTCCAAGCGGCCTGCAGTACAAAATCATCACCGCCGGCACAGGAAAGAAACCCAAAACCACCGATACCGTCACGACCAATTATAAAGGGACCCTCATCGACGGGACCGAGTTCGATAGCTCGCATAAGCGTGGAGAACCGGCCAGTTTCCCGGTGGAGGGTGTGATCCCCGGCTGGACCGAGGCGCTGCAATTGATGCCGGTCGGCTCGAAATGGCAGCTTGTGGTTCCCCCGTCTCTTGCTTACGGTCCCCGCGGCGCCGGGCAGGCGATCGGGCCGAACGCGACGCTGATTTTCGAGGTGGAACTCCTCGCGATCGAGGAAGCGGGTAAAACACCCCAATAA
- a CDS encoding class I SAM-dependent methyltransferase, with amino-acid sequence MSVRRVLNGFLRPFGYKVAKFTPEADMEPEIHHGFTLYNYRTEDGKFDYEKYRQIQTEGNKKKIDRVWVQEENIDFLSRYIAERIGTPQFGICHGTRRGLEQSWFGARLKCKVIGTEISDTAAQFPNTIQWDFHEVKQEWVGAVDFIYSNSFDHSYDPEKCINAWMSCIKPGGLCILEHSSGHAPSRASSLDPFGADLRQMPYLISIWGKGAFCVREILQAPFKRPDLAYSYFIVIHKF; translated from the coding sequence ATGAGTGTCAGGAGAGTCCTCAACGGTTTCTTAAGGCCGTTCGGTTATAAGGTCGCCAAGTTTACCCCGGAGGCGGACATGGAGCCTGAAATCCATCATGGCTTCACATTGTACAATTACCGCACGGAAGACGGAAAATTCGACTACGAGAAATACCGGCAGATCCAGACGGAGGGGAACAAAAAAAAGATCGATCGCGTTTGGGTGCAAGAGGAAAACATCGACTTCCTCTCCCGTTATATCGCCGAGCGGATCGGAACGCCCCAATTCGGTATTTGCCATGGAACGCGACGCGGCCTGGAACAGTCGTGGTTCGGCGCGCGCCTCAAATGTAAAGTGATCGGGACCGAAATCTCCGACACGGCGGCGCAGTTCCCGAATACCATCCAGTGGGATTTCCATGAGGTCAAGCAAGAATGGGTGGGGGCCGTCGACTTCATCTATAGCAATTCGTTTGACCACAGTTACGATCCGGAGAAATGTATCAACGCCTGGATGTCTTGTATCAAGCCGGGGGGGCTTTGCATCCTGGAGCATAGCTCCGGTCATGCCCCGTCCCGCGCCTCCTCGCTCGATCCGTTTGGCGCCGATCTCCGGCAGATGCCCTACCTCATTTCGATTTGGGGAAAAGGGGCGTTTTGCGTCCGCGAGATCCTTCAAGCGCCGTTCAAAAGACCCGATCTTGCCTATTCCTACTTCATCGTGATCCACAAATTCTAA
- a CDS encoding RNA polymerase sigma factor: MGQDAAEKMREVVDGVYRSDSRRVLATLIRLLGDFDLAEEAMHDAFAAAVEQWRQEGVPKNPAAWLISTGRFKAIDGMRRRARFDASLGEIARSLEAAASDTSGWENESVEDDRLRLIFTCSHPALPPDARIALTLREVCGLTTEEIARAFLTAPPTVAQRIVRAKRKIKDAGIPYQVPSQRDLPDRLDAVLRVIYLVFNEGYSASSGSSLTRRDLSAEAIRLGRLLIELLPEPEAMGLLGLMLIQESRRAARASPEGDLILLDNQDRSLWRRDQIAEGTALVERALSSRRFGPYTLQAAIAAVHAEAPTAAATDWAQIVGLYDVLMRVEPSPVIELNRAVAVAMRDGPSAGLALIDALLASGELEEYHLAHSARADLCRRLGKTKEARASYERALSLTQQEPERRFLRRRLDELPN, encoded by the coding sequence ATGGGTCAAGATGCAGCCGAAAAAATGCGCGAGGTCGTGGACGGTGTTTACCGCTCCGACTCGCGCCGCGTCCTCGCCACCCTGATCCGGCTGCTCGGCGACTTCGATCTGGCCGAGGAGGCGATGCACGACGCCTTCGCCGCGGCGGTGGAGCAGTGGCGGCAGGAGGGGGTCCCAAAGAATCCGGCGGCGTGGCTCATTTCGACCGGCCGCTTCAAAGCGATCGACGGGATGCGCCGTCGCGCCCGGTTCGACGCGTCGCTCGGGGAGATCGCCAGGAGTCTGGAGGCCGCCGCGAGTGATACGTCCGGATGGGAAAATGAAAGTGTCGAGGACGACCGCCTCCGCCTGATTTTCACCTGCAGCCATCCCGCCCTCCCCCCCGACGCCCGGATCGCGCTGACGCTGCGCGAAGTCTGCGGCCTCACGACGGAAGAGATCGCGCGCGCCTTCCTGACCGCCCCTCCCACGGTGGCGCAGCGGATCGTGCGGGCCAAGCGAAAAATCAAGGACGCGGGCATTCCCTATCAGGTGCCGTCGCAGCGCGATCTTCCCGACCGGCTCGACGCCGTCCTTCGTGTCATCTATCTCGTTTTCAACGAGGGTTATTCGGCGTCGTCGGGGAGCTCGCTGACGCGGCGCGACCTTTCGGCTGAAGCGATCCGGCTCGGAAGGCTCCTCATCGAGTTGCTGCCGGAGCCCGAGGCGATGGGGCTTCTGGGACTGATGCTGATTCAGGAGTCGCGGCGCGCCGCGCGCGCCTCCCCGGAAGGGGATTTGATCCTGCTCGACAACCAGGACCGCTCGCTCTGGCGCCGGGATCAGATCGCGGAGGGGACGGCGCTGGTGGAGCGGGCCCTGTCGTCGCGCCGGTTCGGCCCCTACACGCTCCAAGCGGCGATCGCGGCGGTCCATGCCGAGGCGCCGACCGCCGCGGCGACCGATTGGGCCCAGATCGTCGGACTCTACGACGTGTTGATGCGGGTGGAGCCCTCCCCCGTGATCGAGCTGAACCGCGCCGTGGCGGTGGCGATGCGCGACGGCCCGTCGGCCGGTCTTGCCCTCATCGACGCTCTCCTGGCAAGCGGCGAACTGGAGGAGTACCACCTGGCGCACTCGGCGCGCGCCGACCTCTGCCGCCGGCTCGGGAAAACGAAAGAAGCCCGCGCCTCCTACGAACGGGCCCTTTCCCTCACGCAGCAGGAACCGGAACGGCGGTTTCTCCGGCGGCGGCTGGACGAACTGCCGAACTAA
- a CDS encoding efflux RND transporter permease subunit, which translates to MMKAFTDIFVRRPVLAIVVNVLIIIAGLQAWKTLSVRQYPRSENASVTIATVYIGASADVVRGFITTAIERSIASADGIDYVESRSLLGLSLVTARLKLNYDPTRALADITAKVNQVRNELPAEAEVPSISVQSADSEFAAAYLSFASDALTQSEITDYVVRAIQPRLASLAGVQKAEIIGARTFAMRVWLKPAQMAALNVSPAQIRAALAANNFLAAVGNTKGAFVQVNLTANTDLHTVEEFKQLVIRRENDTIVRLQDVADVEMGAEDYDTEVRFTGQTAIFIGIFPLPHANTIDVVERVRAELDSIRRDLPKGLQGSVAYDASEYISSAIHEVLGTLTETLIIVVLVIFFFLGSFRSALVPILAIPVSLIGSVFLMQSFGFTLNLLTLLAIVLSVGLVVDDAIVVVENVERHLREGRTPFQAALVGARELIGPVIAMTITLAAVYTPIGLQGGFTGALFREFALTLAGAVTISGIVALTLSPMMAAKLLRSADREERGFTGWINHHFDRLRQGYGGMLDRTMRARPAVYTVWIALSLLTVPMYLFSPKELAPVEDQGFMFGIINNAANASADQKSHFGRAAEQAFLSTPERDVTFQILMSPSDPFAAAMGVGGFSGMVVKPWEQRDRSISQILPEVQGKLSAIPGLQVFAARPPALPGGGNFPVEFIIASTAEPERMLEVAQKLQMKAMESGLFYFPPEIDLKYDQPQSEIVIDHQKVATLGLNNAQIGADLAAALGGNYVNRFNIAGRAYKVIPQIARAERLNPDQLKDIYVTGPDNRLIPLSAIATIRDGTVPRSLNRFQQMNAIKLSGMTAQLDEGLKVLENAARDILPPGYTINYTGESRQLRTEGGKFLPALGLAILLIFLVLAVQFNSFRDPLVILLGSVPLAMFGALIFTVLKMPNPDLPYWTDGWTTTMNIYAQVGLVTLVGLVAKNGILIVEFANKLQEGGADKRSAVKEAAMTRLRPVLMTSVATVAGHFPLTLVSGPGAAARNSIGLVLVGGMIIGTIFTLFVVPSLYMLMAKQHNADRAAVPQLQPVEAAKS; encoded by the coding sequence ATGATGAAAGCCTTTACCGATATTTTTGTGCGCCGTCCGGTCCTGGCGATCGTGGTCAATGTTCTGATCATCATCGCCGGCCTGCAAGCCTGGAAGACGCTGAGCGTCCGCCAATATCCCCGAAGCGAAAACGCCTCGGTGACGATCGCGACCGTCTACATCGGCGCGAGCGCCGACGTGGTGCGCGGTTTCATCACCACCGCGATCGAGCGTTCGATCGCCTCCGCGGACGGCATCGATTATGTCGAATCGAGAAGTCTCCTCGGTCTCTCCCTCGTCACCGCCCGCCTGAAGCTCAACTACGACCCCACCCGCGCGCTCGCCGACATCACCGCGAAGGTGAATCAGGTTCGAAACGAGCTGCCCGCGGAGGCGGAGGTCCCTTCCATCAGCGTGCAGTCGGCCGACTCGGAGTTCGCGGCCGCTTACCTGAGCTTTGCGTCCGACGCCCTGACGCAGAGTGAAATCACCGATTACGTGGTGCGCGCGATTCAGCCCCGCCTCGCTTCGCTCGCGGGGGTGCAGAAGGCGGAGATCATCGGCGCGCGCACCTTCGCGATGCGGGTCTGGTTGAAGCCGGCGCAGATGGCGGCGTTGAACGTCAGCCCCGCACAGATTCGCGCCGCGCTGGCGGCGAATAACTTTCTCGCCGCCGTCGGCAATACGAAAGGGGCGTTCGTTCAGGTCAATCTGACCGCCAACACCGACTTGCACACAGTGGAGGAGTTCAAACAGCTCGTCATCCGGCGGGAGAACGATACCATCGTCCGGCTGCAGGACGTCGCCGACGTCGAGATGGGGGCGGAGGACTACGACACGGAGGTCCGTTTTACCGGACAGACGGCGATTTTCATCGGAATTTTTCCGCTCCCCCACGCCAACACCATCGACGTGGTCGAACGGGTCCGCGCGGAGCTCGATTCGATCCGGCGCGATTTGCCGAAAGGTCTCCAGGGGAGCGTCGCCTATGATGCTTCCGAGTACATCAGCAGCGCCATTCACGAAGTGCTCGGCACCCTCACCGAAACGTTGATCATCGTCGTGCTCGTCATCTTTTTCTTTCTCGGCTCCTTCCGGTCGGCGCTGGTACCGATCCTCGCCATCCCGGTCTCTCTCATCGGCAGCGTCTTTCTAATGCAGTCGTTCGGTTTCACCCTCAACCTGCTCACGCTGCTCGCCATCGTGCTGTCGGTCGGCCTGGTCGTGGACGACGCCATCGTCGTGGTCGAGAATGTCGAACGCCACCTGCGCGAAGGGCGCACGCCGTTCCAGGCGGCGCTGGTCGGAGCGCGCGAGCTGATCGGGCCGGTGATCGCCATGACGATCACCCTCGCCGCGGTCTACACGCCGATCGGCCTGCAAGGGGGTTTCACGGGGGCGCTCTTTCGCGAATTCGCCCTCACCCTCGCGGGGGCCGTCACGATTTCCGGCATCGTAGCCCTGACGCTCTCGCCGATGATGGCGGCGAAACTGCTTCGCAGTGCGGACCGGGAAGAGCGCGGCTTCACCGGTTGGATCAATCACCACTTCGACCGTCTGCGCCAGGGGTATGGGGGGATGCTCGACCGGACGATGCGGGCCCGTCCCGCGGTCTATACCGTCTGGATCGCCCTCAGCCTGCTGACGGTCCCGATGTACCTCTTTTCACCCAAAGAGCTGGCGCCAGTGGAGGACCAAGGGTTCATGTTCGGCATCATCAACAACGCGGCGAACGCGTCGGCGGACCAGAAGAGCCATTTCGGCCGCGCCGCCGAGCAGGCGTTTCTCTCGACACCCGAGCGGGATGTGACCTTTCAGATCCTCATGTCCCCCTCGGATCCGTTCGCCGCGGCGATGGGGGTCGGCGGATTCAGCGGGATGGTCGTGAAACCGTGGGAGCAGCGCGATCGTTCCATCTCGCAGATCTTGCCCGAGGTGCAGGGCAAGCTCTCCGCCATTCCCGGCTTGCAGGTATTCGCCGCCAGACCCCCCGCGCTGCCGGGCGGCGGCAACTTCCCGGTCGAATTCATCATCGCGTCGACCGCCGAGCCGGAGCGGATGCTGGAAGTGGCGCAGAAGCTTCAGATGAAAGCGATGGAAAGCGGCCTTTTTTATTTCCCGCCGGAGATCGACCTGAAATACGACCAGCCGCAGTCGGAAATCGTCATCGACCATCAGAAGGTCGCAACCCTCGGCCTGAACAACGCCCAGATCGGCGCCGATCTGGCCGCCGCGCTTGGCGGCAACTATGTGAACCGCTTCAACATCGCGGGACGGGCCTACAAGGTGATCCCGCAAATTGCGCGCGCCGAGCGGCTCAATCCCGATCAACTGAAAGATATCTACGTCACCGGACCGGACAACCGGCTCATTCCGCTGAGCGCGATCGCGACCATCCGCGACGGCACGGTGCCGCGCTCGCTCAACCGCTTCCAGCAGATGAATGCGATCAAGCTTTCCGGAATGACCGCCCAGCTCGATGAAGGGCTGAAGGTTCTCGAAAATGCCGCGCGCGACATTTTGCCCCCCGGCTACACGATCAACTACACCGGAGAGTCTCGGCAGCTTCGCACCGAAGGGGGGAAGTTCCTTCCGGCGCTGGGACTTGCGATTCTGTTGATCTTCCTCGTGCTCGCGGTGCAGTTCAACTCGTTCCGCGACCCGCTGGTGATCCTTCTGGGGTCGGTGCCGCTGGCGATGTTCGGCGCGCTGATTTTCACCGTCCTGAAGATGCCCAACCCCGATCTTCCCTACTGGACCGACGGGTGGACCACGACGATGAACATCTACGCGCAGGTCGGGCTGGTGACCCTCGTCGGGCTGGTGGCGAAAAACGGCATCCTCATCGTCGAATTTGCCAACAAGCTTCAAGAGGGGGGCGCCGACAAGCGGTCGGCCGTCAAAGAAGCGGCGATGACCCGTTTGCGCCCCGTCTTGATGACCTCTGTGGCGACCGTCGCGGGTCACTTCCCGCTGACGCTGGTCAGCGGTCCGGGCGCCGCGGCGCGCAATTCGATCGGCCTGGTCCTGGTCGGCGGGATGATCATCGGCACGATCTTCACCCTCTTCGTGGTGCCGTCGCTCTACATGCTGATGGCCAAGCAGCACAACGCCGACCGCGCCGCCGTACCGCAGCTCCAACCGGTCGAGGCGGCGAAGTCCTGA